A single genomic interval of Arachis duranensis cultivar V14167 chromosome 7, aradu.V14167.gnm2.J7QH, whole genome shotgun sequence harbors:
- the LOC110273553 gene encoding uncharacterized protein LOC110273553, translating into MATPLQDITNIPPQQYSISDTHNNTGAGSSNIPNDPNMEIRQNVRASHNCARNFQEDGTIIRTPLPVPRTCHYCSARLFHHETFEMCCNRGKVSLPRVNAPQELLEIFLDPSAEGNHFRKHIRGYNHVFSFTSCGVHIDEQLAITGRGIYTFRLAQRSDVHECSLVIREGPANQPQYSLPTASQVAAIIVGDDIETMIRGRYIKVQTHAGSLRRIQEFVGYYDPLQCPLLFPFGTHGWDINTRSQSGGKVSCRTYNSYMLQIRPDDHSTVLQAGRLLQQYIVDNYVKIETGKLRWVRNRQKKLRAELYQGLQDALHTGETNAENVGRKRTILPSSFIGSRRDMTKRYEDGMAIVLKEGKPDIFLTMTCNPSWTEITSELNPVQTPQDRPDLTTRIFRAKFEQLKEDVITKGVLGKVKSYIYVTEFQKRGLPHVHMLLILENNDKLIDPEHYDSLVRAEIPSKEVEPHLHDAVLKHMIHGPCGTLDQSSPCMKNGKCKRNYPKEFAAETRRGDDSYPQYRRRFDTPVQINQNVTVDNRWVVPYNPWLLLKYDYHINVETCSSIKSIKYLYKYSSAQDTEEIHR; encoded by the exons AAATTAGACAAAATGTTCGAGCATCCCATAATTGTGCTCGAAATTTTCAAGAAGATGGAACAATAATTCGAACTCCACTACCAGTCCCAAGGACATGTCATTACTGTAGCGCACGTCTATTTCACCATGAGACGTTCGAGATGTGCTGTAATAGGGGAAAAGTCTCTCTTCCCCGAGTAAATGCTCCTCAGGAATTGCTTGAAATCTTCTTGGACCCCTCTGCAGAAGGAAACCATTTTAGAAAACATATTCGTGGATACAATCATGTATTTTCCTTCACTTCATGTGGTGTGCACATAGACGAACAACTGGCTATAACAGGTCGTGGTATATATACATTTCGT CTTGCACAACGGTCAGATGTACATGAGTGTAGTTTGGTCATTAGAGAGGGACCTGCTAATCAGCCACAATATAGTCTTCCAACTGCGTCGCAGGTAGCAGCCATAATTGTTGGTGATGACATTGAAACAATGATTCGTGGGCGATATATTAAGGTGCAAACTCATGCTGGTAGCCTACGAAGGATTCAGGAATTCGTTGGCTATTACGATCCACTACAATGTCCTCTTCTTTTTCCATTTGGAACTCATGGATGGGATATCAATACCCGAAGTCAAAGTGGCGGCAAAGTATCATGCCGAACATATAATAGTTATATGCTCCAG ATCCGCCCCGATGATCATTCCACCGTATTGCAAGCAGGACGACTACTACAACAATATATTGTTGATaactatgtgaaaattgaaaCCGGAAAGTTAAGATGGGTTCGAAATAGACAGAAGAAATTACGGGCTGAATTATACCAAGGTTTACAAGATGCTTTGCACACAGGAGAAACTAATGCAG AAAatgttggaagaaaaagaacaatatTACCGTCGTCGTTCATTGGTAGCCGTCGCGACATGACCAAACGATATGAAGATGGAATGGCGATTGTTCTTAAAGAGGGAAAGCCAGATATTTTTCTCACAATGACATGCAATCCATCTTGGACTGAAATAACTTCAGAACTCAACCCAGTTCAAACTCCACAAGATCGTCCAGATCTAACAACAAGAATTTTTCGAGCCAAATTTGAACAGCTGAAAGAGGATGTAATTACTAAGGGTGTCTTGGGAAAGGTGAAGAGCTATATTTATGTCACTGAGTTTCAAAAAAGAGGGTTGCCACATGTACATATGTTGCTAATCTTAGAAAACAATGACAAGTTAATTGACCCGGAGCATTATGATAGTTTGGTACGTGCAGAGATACCATCTAAAGAAGTAGAACCACACCTACATGATGCTGTGCTAAAACATATGATTCATGGTCCTTGCGGTACACTTGATCAATCTTCACCCTGCATGAAAAATGGCAAATGTAAACGTAACTACCCAAAAGAGTTCGCAGCAGAAACACGAAGAGGTGACGACTCATATCCGCAATATAGGCGACGATTCGACACTCCAGTACAAATTAACCAAAATGTCACGGTTGACAATAGATGGGTAGTTCCGTACAACCCTTGGCTACTACTAAAGTATGATTACCATATTAATGTTGAGACATGTAGTAGCATCAAGAGTATAAAATATCTCTACAAATATTCGTCGGCGCAAGACACAGAGGAGATCCATCGGTAG